The DNA window GCCCACGCCGACCTGCACTGGGCGAACTTGTTCGAGCCAGACTGCGTGCTGGTGGATTGGGAGGGCTGGGGTCGCGCCCCGGCCGGGTACGATGCCGCGACCCTCTACCTGCACTCGCTGTTGCAGCCCGCGATGGCCGAGCGGGTCCAGACCACGTTCGCCGACCATCTGAACAGCCGAGACGGACTGCTATCCCAGCTGTACGCCACCGGACGAATGTTGTTGCGGATCAACTCCGGTGACTACGACGACCTCGCGATCCCGCTGCACCACAACGCCGACCGTGTCATCGCCGCACTCCAAAACTGACCCACTCCGCCGCGCCAGCGGTGCTGAGCCTGGGCATCATTCGTCGCCGATCAGGTGCTGCAAGAACCGTTCTGGGCTGGCGAGGAAGCTGCGAGTGAGGGTGACAGGCTCGGCCTCGTCGTAGCCAACCTGTTCGATTACGCCGTCGTCGTCGATCTGCAGGATCCGCGCGCCGGGCACCGCGAGCAGGATCGGCGAGTGGGTGGCCACCACGAACTGGCTGCCTTGCCTGATCAGCTCGGCGATGCGCGCCACCAGCGCCATGCAGCCGCGCGGAGACAGCGCGGCCTCCGGCTCGTCCAGCAAGTACAGCCCCCCAGGGCCGAACCGGTGCGTCACCAGATCCAGGAAGGACTGGCCGTGGGAGCGTTCGTGCGGGGAGACCCCGCCGTAAGCGGGCAGCAGTGGCGGCGACCCCGGATCCCGGTCGAGGCGCTCGATCTCGGTGGCCACGTTGTAGTAGGACTCGGCGCGCAGGAAGTACCCACCGCGTGGCTTGCGGATACCCCAGCGCAGCACCAGCTGATCGCTGAGGCTCGACTCGGTGACGCGGGTGGCGAACCGGAAGGACAACGACCCGCCTTCGGCGTTGAACCCGGCCGCCACCGCGAGCGCTTCAACCAGAGTGGACTTGCCGCTGCCGTTGTCGCCAACCAAGAACGTCACCCCTGGATCGAGATCCAGCCCACCAATGTGGTCGAGGTAGCGCACGACGGGCAGGTTGAACGGGTAACGGTCAGCATCAGAATTCGGCGCCAGCCGGATTTGCCGCACGAATCCGCCGCTAGTCTTCATCGGGCCGGCGAGTTCTTCCGCGTCGCCGTGCTGTCGCCCTTCACCACTGCGCCCTCCGAGCATTGTGATCTAGCATCCGGGATGGTACTGGCTGCGTGAATCCCGTCGACGAACTGTCAATGACACGGACACTTCGACAGCCAGATCGACTCAGCAGCCGCGGTAGTGGTCCAGGCCCTGCGGCTACTGGACCAGATTGTTCCCGGCGGGTCGGCGAGTGAGCATAATTGGACGCAGCGCTGGCGGATGGGGTCGACGGGCAGGCGAAGTTCTCATCAAGCCCGTGCAGTTTGCGGCGCCTGCGGACTACGCTGGGTCGAACTCGTACTCCTCGACCGTGACCTGGGTCTCGCAAGACCAGTCGCAGCCACGCCCCGCCTCCACGCGCCCCCGGCTGGCCGATCCTGGCACGGGGCCAACTTCAGTGAGACACAGGGTCAGGTTCGTGAGACGTCAGGTTCGTGAGACGCCGGTCCACCTATCTGCAGCCGGGGCCATCTTCATTGAGACGGGACAGCGGAGGATCGGCCTCTCCGCGGACGGACCCGGCGAGAAGGTCGCCTGCGCCTGACGCCATCGGCGATCTTGGAGTTGTTCGTTGTCAGTCGACGGTATCGGAATGTGAAGCCGGTTCGCATTCGTCAAAGCGGTCCCTGACTGAGCCAACGACGACCGGTTGCTCGTCTCGGTCAGGCTCCCGGCGGCGGCTGGACGGGATTGTCGTCGGCATGGTCGGCGTTGATCTGGCGATGTTGTGGGTTCGGCGGGACAGCAGGTGCCGCGAACTCAGGTTCGGTGAGCTGGCGGGCGGTGACGCCGAGGTCGAGTGCGTGCAGGATGTCGTGCGGGGCGGTGAGGAGGTACGGCTGGTGGTCGAGGGTGAGCTGCTGGGCCGCGGTGAGCTGATGGACCGCGACCACGTTGTCGGTCTTCACGATCAGCAGGGCACCGATGCGGAGTACCGCGTCCGGGGTTGGTTGCAGTGCGGTCAGGACGGGGCCGAGGTTCTGCAGCATGGTCGACGTGATGGACGCGTCCTGGCTCAGGACCAGCTTCGCGTCCAGTGCGTGCGCGGCGGATACCGCCGCCTCCCGGCTGGCTGGCGAGGTGGATGCCTTGGCCCACAGACGCCGAAACCATGACCCGAGCACCGGATCGTCCCGCCCCACGACATCCGCACCGGCGACGCCGAGCAGCTCCTCGAC is part of the Amycolatopsis sp. CA-230715 genome and encodes:
- a CDS encoding AAA family ATPase encodes the protein MKTSGGFVRQIRLAPNSDADRYPFNLPVVRYLDHIGGLDLDPGVTFLVGDNGSGKSTLVEALAVAAGFNAEGGSLSFRFATRVTESSLSDQLVLRWGIRKPRGGYFLRAESYYNVATEIERLDRDPGSPPLLPAYGGVSPHERSHGQSFLDLVTHRFGPGGLYLLDEPEAALSPRGCMALVARIAELIRQGSQFVVATHSPILLAVPGARILQIDDDGVIEQVGYDEAEPVTLTRSFLASPERFLQHLIGDE